Proteins encoded within one genomic window of Oenanthe melanoleuca isolate GR-GAL-2019-014 unplaced genomic scaffold, OMel1.0 S097, whole genome shotgun sequence:
- the LOC130266601 gene encoding eukaryotic translation initiation factor 4E-binding protein 1-like isoform X2: MSGRCCHGQTPSRDIPGPGKCLALPDGAPLPPGDYSTTPGGTVFGTTPGGTRIIYDRQFLMECRNSPVAKTPPSDLPDIPGVTSPSGEELKLENHHVQSCEEKVSTGEEEQFDMDI; encoded by the exons ATGTCGGGCCGCTGCTGCCACGGGCAGACGCCCAGTCGCGACATCCCGGGCCCCGGCAAGTGCCTCGCCCTGCCCGACGGGGCCCCGCTGCCGCCCGGCGACTACAGCACCACGCCGGGGGGCACCGTGTTCGGGACCACGCCGGGCG gtACCAGGATTATTTATGACCGCCAGTTTTTGATGGAATGCCGCAATTCCCCGGTTGCCAAAACTCCTCCCTCCGACCTTCCCGACATTCCAGGCGTGACCAGCCCCAGCGGGGAGGAGCTGAAGCTTGAAAACCACCACGTCCAAAGCTGTGAGGAGAAAGTGAGCACAG GTGAGGAAGAGCAGTTTGACATGGACATCTAA
- the LOC130266601 gene encoding eukaryotic translation initiation factor 4E-binding protein 1-like isoform X1, translating to MSGRCCHGQTPSRDIPGPGKCLALPDGAPLPPGDYSTTPGGTVFGTTPGGTRIIYDRQFLMECRNSPVAKTPPSDLPDIPGVTSPSGEELKLENHHVQSCEEKVSTAGEEEQFDMDI from the exons ATGTCGGGCCGCTGCTGCCACGGGCAGACGCCCAGTCGCGACATCCCGGGCCCCGGCAAGTGCCTCGCCCTGCCCGACGGGGCCCCGCTGCCGCCCGGCGACTACAGCACCACGCCGGGGGGCACCGTGTTCGGGACCACGCCGGGCG gtACCAGGATTATTTATGACCGCCAGTTTTTGATGGAATGCCGCAATTCCCCGGTTGCCAAAACTCCTCCCTCCGACCTTCCCGACATTCCAGGCGTGACCAGCCCCAGCGGGGAGGAGCTGAAGCTTGAAAACCACCACGTCCAAAGCTGTGAGGAGAAAGTGAGCACAG CAGGTGAGGAAGAGCAGTTTGACATGGACATCTAA
- the LOC130266597 gene encoding nodal homolog has protein sequence MQVPLRSAPALALCALTLLRLGCAPSRALTWAPTGASTRAFTWAPTRAPARVPPRCPPLMLQLLRAPPAPLRAAAAAALSLSPHGSLHNGSRWALSFDMSSLSSSQEVSLAQLRVRLPGLSRAHNVSLDIYHSQRRRCRGDGTCAHQLFLGTVAGSPSATQASWKVFEVTNLLRSWLHQAVVPGHPSAAGRGQWEVSGSTTTALRDPSHGDPALPQDAADRVLLLVFSKDKSPGDHSLIRTAETSKYIMRDSGSQGAGTRRQRRNRMEKQRIKASEAAAAAPRNRGRALCRRVDMVVDFEQTGWGSWIVYPKKYNAYRCEGLCPSPVDETFKPTNHAYIQSLLQLYKPNLVPCPACSPVKMSPLSMLYYEKGEIVIRHHEDMIIEECGCN, from the exons ATGCAGgtcccgctccgctccgcgcccgcgCTGGCGCTCTGCGCCCTAACCCTGCTCCGCCTGGGCTGCGCTCCGAGCCGGGCACTCACCTGGGCACCGACCGGAGCATCCACCCGAGCATTCACCTGGGCACCGACCAGAG CCCCGGCCCGCGTCCCGCCGCGCTGCCCCCCactgatgctgcagctgctccgCGCCCCCCCtgccccgctccgcgccgccgccgccgccgctctcAGCCTCTCCCCGCACG GCTCGCTGCACAACGGCTCCCGCTGGGCGCTCTCCTTCGACATGTCGTCgctctccagcagccaggaggtgAGTCTGGCTCAGCTCCGTGTCCGCCTGCCCGGCCTCTCCCGTGCCCACAACGTGTCCCTGGACATCTACCACAGCCAGCGCCGCAGGTGCCGGGGCGATGGGACCTGCGCCCACCAGCTCTTCCTGGGCACCGTGGCCGgcagcccctctgccacccAGGCCTCCTGGAAGGTCTTTGAGGTCACCAACCTGCTGCGGTCCTGGCTGCACCAAGCCGTGGTCCCTGGGCACCCCAGTGCCGCGGGAAGGGGGCAGTGGGAAGTGAGCGGCTCGACCACCACTGCCCTGAGGGACCCCAGCCACGGGGACCCAGCGCTGCCCCAGGACGCGGCAGACAGAGTCCTGCTGCTCGTATTCTCCAAGGACAAGTCCCCAGGAGACCACAGCCTCATCAGGACAGCCGAGACCTCCAAGTACATCATGCGGGACAGCGGCTCGCAGGGCGCGGGGACGCGCCGGCAGCGCAGGAACAGGATGGAGAAGCAAAGGATCAAAGCGAGCGAggccgccgcggccgcgccgAGGAATCGGGGCAGGGCGCTGTGCAGGAGGGTGGACATGGTGGTGGATTTCGAGCAGacgggctggggcagctggatCGTGTACCCCAAGAAGTACAACGCGTACCGCTGCGAAGGGCTGTGCCCCTCGCCCGTGGACGAGACCTTCAAGCCCACCAACCACGCCTACATCCAG AGTTTGCTGCAGCTCTACAAGCCCAACCTGGTGCCGTGTCCCGCCTGCTCCCCAGTCAAGATGAGCCCCCTGTCCATGCTGTACTACGAGAAGGGTGAGATCGTCATCCGGCACCACGAGGACATGATCATCGAGGAGTGCGGCTGCAACTGA